The following are encoded together in the Desulfomicrobium escambiense DSM 10707 genome:
- a CDS encoding FKBP-type peptidyl-prolyl cis-trans isomerase encodes MALAAGTRVLVHYTGTLDDGTQFDSSRGREPLEVILGQDMVIPGFEKAIVGLEPGQSVTVTIPEEEAYGAHNEEMVISIPRTSFPAEIKPALGEQLVLRSPDGNEIPALIVELDDTDVTLDANHPLAGFALTFEIELVSVG; translated from the coding sequence ATGGCACTTGCAGCAGGAACCAGGGTTCTGGTTCACTACACCGGCACCCTGGACGACGGCACCCAGTTCGACTCCTCCCGGGGCCGCGAACCCCTCGAAGTCATCCTCGGCCAGGACATGGTCATTCCCGGTTTCGAAAAGGCCATCGTCGGGCTGGAACCGGGCCAGAGCGTGACCGTGACCATCCCCGAGGAGGAGGCCTACGGCGCCCACAACGAGGAGATGGTCATCAGCATCCCGCGCACGTCCTTCCCGGCGGAGATCAAGCCTGCCCTGGGCGAGCAGCTCGTCCTGCGTTCCCCCGATGGCAACGAGATCCCGGCCCTGATCGTGGAGCTCGACGACACCGACGTCACCCTCGACGCCAACCACCCCCTGGCGGGCTTCGCCCTGACCTTCGAGATCGAACTGGTCAGCGTGGGCTGA